From the Candidatus Thorarchaeota archaeon genome, one window contains:
- a CDS encoding C_GCAxxG_C_C family protein, translating to METDGELSFNCAESVIIKTRRDLPIGEIDTSCMQIASVLGGGIAGSGRICRAVTGGVMCLGMLHGTTGTEIPAEFNRKRNRARDIIGRFLEDFATAWGTTTCRYLRAMDKGEREPAGTQRGEKSEGKFHCEEYVQWVYEWLKDYLNQ from the coding sequence ATGGAGACCGATGGCGAATTATCTTTTAATTGCGCAGAGAGTGTTATCATAAAAACAAGACGAGATCTACCAATAGGCGAAATCGATACATCCTGTATGCAGATTGCCTCAGTTCTTGGTGGTGGAATCGCTGGCAGTGGGAGGATCTGTAGAGCAGTAACAGGAGGCGTTATGTGTTTGGGGATGCTACATGGAACCACCGGGACAGAAATTCCTGCAGAATTCAATCGAAAACGGAATCGGGCAAGGGATATTATTGGTCGCTTTTTGGAGGATTTTGCCACTGCTTGGGGAACAACAACCTGCAGATATCTCAGAGCAATGGACAAGGGGGAGCGAGAACCAGCTGGTACCCAGCGTGGTGAGAAGAGTGAGGGAAAATTTCACTGTGAAGAATATGTGCAGTGGGTCTATGAATGGCTGAAGGACTATTTGAACCAGTAA
- a CDS encoding ferritin family protein has product MSIQEAFRKMINLAIEREEEAHDFYMEGAENAENRASKKLLEELAEQEEDHKEKLQKALEDGVCETFACTLEEVEKRKLEDYLIEVPLNPSSPPQDVLIVAMKREKASFEFYSALAELTEDPASKSVFRTLAKEEEEHKNNLQQMYDENIAPWM; this is encoded by the coding sequence GTGAGTATCCAAGAAGCCTTCAGGAAGATGATTAATCTAGCCATCGAGCGAGAAGAAGAAGCCCACGATTTCTATATGGAAGGAGCAGAAAATGCAGAGAATCGAGCATCAAAGAAGCTGCTCGAAGAACTTGCGGAACAGGAAGAGGATCACAAGGAGAAGCTGCAGAAGGCACTTGAAGATGGTGTATGTGAGACGTTCGCCTGCACGCTTGAAGAAGTTGAGAAGAGAAAATTGGAAGATTACCTTATAGAAGTGCCCTTGAATCCATCATCCCCACCTCAAGATGTACTCATTGTTGCAATGAAACGAGAAAAGGCATCCTTTGAGTTCTACTCAGCTCTTGCCGAGCTGACTGAAGATCCAGCCAGTAAATCGGTCTTCCGAACTCTGGCAAAAGAAGAGGAAGAGCATAAGAACAATCTTCAGCAAATGTACGATGAAAACATTGCCCCGTGGATGTAG
- a CDS encoding ECF transporter S component, which translates to MTPRSNSATDTLSDSTPGHYERSEQGEPFLESNEFESASRTIYLAIMAILTALTTVATAMISVPFPTSTGYLNFGDILVMTSGIILGPVGAFFVGGVGSATGDAVLGYMPFVPITLVVKGSEAMTVSLISRYRDGGDSIRVLDIVALAAGALVMLTGYLLGEIFIIGITWMAALLELIFLNLIQVTVGAIVAAIVGPIVRSYIRQEVGRLEISW; encoded by the coding sequence ATGACCCCTCGCAGTAATTCCGCTACTGACACGCTTTCCGATTCGACTCCTGGACACTATGAACGTTCTGAACAGGGAGAACCATTCTTGGAATCGAATGAATTTGAAAGCGCTAGCAGGACGATCTATCTCGCAATCATGGCCATATTGACTGCCCTCACCACGGTTGCAACAGCCATGATATCAGTTCCATTTCCCACTTCAACAGGATATCTCAACTTCGGTGATATTCTTGTTATGACAAGTGGTATTATTCTTGGTCCTGTTGGGGCCTTCTTTGTAGGTGGTGTTGGTTCTGCTACCGGGGATGCGGTATTAGGTTACATGCCATTTGTTCCCATTACCCTTGTGGTAAAAGGCAGTGAAGCAATGACTGTGAGTCTCATATCTCGCTATCGGGATGGCGGTGATAGCATTCGTGTCTTGGATATAGTCGCCCTTGCAGCTGGTGCCCTTGTTATGCTGACTGGTTACCTCCTCGGTGAAATTTTCATAATCGGAATAACTTGGATGGCGGCGCTTCTCGAACTGATTTTTCTGAATCTCATCCAAGTAACAGTAGGGGCAATAGTTGCAGCTATTGTTGGCCCCATTGTCAGAAGCTATATCCGTCAAGAAGTAGGCAGACTTGAGATTAGTTGGTAG
- a CDS encoding threonine synthase, with protein sequence MSFVSKLVCTECGNELDRKSTRTRCDRCGGVLQAKYDWNHVQEGISKGNLQCLPTTLWKYKEFLPVTAEMKTITLGEGGTPLHVSERLASTIGCAKLYLKDETANPTGSFIDRGTAVEISVARDLGNVSIHCTSSGNLAASLVAYAARAAIRSTIHLPRNRKMDMGKLYQIVAFGAELEVSRDYQEAMREAKEREIHSRILEADNPWFLEGLKTTGYEICDQLDWSVPDWLIVPVGSGGHVSMIWKGLKELHTLGFIDRLPRLVGTQAEECAPIVDAFNKGSEVIETPTGVSEVAMDISMRNPSCGKLALHALNESNGLALSVPDDDMLAAVGELAKKEGVFAEPASATTLVALRQLCEEGTIAPDSTIVCVITGMGLKYPEVARELVKGERKLRNILNQVEHRKYTTKLGRSKISILKLLAEGESYGYQIWKDLANQFGIEIRVATVYQHLKDLEEEGLLTSTKIEQVPRKTKYYHLTEKGQWALEKLGKFEETGRL encoded by the coding sequence ATGTCGTTTGTCTCAAAATTGGTATGCACAGAATGTGGAAATGAGCTCGACAGGAAATCCACACGCACCCGCTGTGATAGATGCGGCGGAGTTCTTCAAGCAAAATACGACTGGAATCATGTCCAAGAGGGCATATCCAAAGGAAACCTACAATGTCTGCCTACAACCCTTTGGAAATACAAAGAATTTCTCCCGGTAACTGCCGAGATGAAGACTATCACCTTGGGGGAAGGGGGAACCCCGCTCCACGTCTCTGAGAGGTTAGCCAGTACCATTGGTTGTGCAAAGCTGTACCTAAAGGACGAAACCGCAAATCCGACAGGTTCCTTCATAGATAGAGGAACTGCAGTTGAGATATCGGTAGCTCGTGACCTTGGAAATGTATCGATTCATTGCACTTCCAGCGGGAATCTTGCAGCATCACTTGTAGCCTATGCTGCACGCGCTGCAATCCGTTCAACAATCCATCTTCCACGCAACAGAAAGATGGACATGGGCAAGCTGTATCAGATTGTAGCTTTTGGCGCAGAATTGGAGGTTTCAAGGGATTACCAAGAGGCCATGAGAGAGGCCAAAGAAAGAGAAATTCACAGTCGTATTCTAGAGGCAGACAATCCGTGGTTTCTTGAGGGGCTCAAAACGACGGGGTATGAAATCTGTGACCAGCTTGATTGGTCTGTTCCGGACTGGTTGATTGTTCCGGTGGGAAGTGGCGGGCATGTTTCGATGATCTGGAAAGGGTTGAAAGAGCTACATACACTTGGGTTCATCGATAGGCTTCCTCGACTTGTTGGCACGCAAGCTGAAGAGTGTGCACCTATCGTTGACGCTTTCAACAAGGGGTCCGAGGTGATTGAGACGCCAACCGGCGTATCAGAAGTAGCAATGGACATCAGTATGAGAAATCCTTCGTGTGGAAAGCTGGCCCTTCATGCGCTCAACGAGTCGAATGGGCTGGCTCTATCTGTGCCTGACGACGACATGCTTGCTGCAGTGGGAGAGCTAGCGAAGAAGGAAGGGGTGTTTGCAGAACCTGCTTCTGCAACAACACTTGTGGCATTACGACAACTCTGTGAAGAGGGAACGATCGCTCCGGACTCAACCATAGTCTGTGTCATTACAGGCATGGGGCTGAAGTACCCAGAGGTGGCCCGTGAACTGGTGAAGGGAGAACGAAAGCTACGTAATATCCTCAACCAAGTTGAACATCGAAAATATACCACTAAACTTGGGCGATCGAAAATCTCCATCCTCAAACTCCTTGCTGAAGGCGAGTCATATGGATACCAGATTTGGAAGGACCTTGCAAACCAGTTTGGAATCGAGATACGGGTTGCAACAGTCTATCAACATTTGAAGGATCTTGAGGAGGAGGGGTTGCTTACATCAA